From a single Sulfolobus sp. E5-1-F genomic region:
- a CDS encoding N-(5'-phosphoribosyl)anthranilate isomerase, with translation MVKLKICGNATLSDIVELSKLNVDYIGIITDAVSQRFVKSEFLTFAKKYTEKPIVNVKVNIQISEIEKELLLSDYLQIHRVLDDSELELLKSYNFRKRIILYVPASFEYKKYLERAIDTVDMVLIDSVKKGIGVDYNVVSSFLKDYPYLGVGGKISIDNISNFIDLNPAWLDISSSVEIYPGKKDINIVKKIVEMVKYGSSSNK, from the coding sequence GTGGTTAAACTAAAGATATGTGGTAATGCGACGTTGTCAGATATCGTAGAGCTCTCAAAACTTAATGTGGATTATATAGGAATAATAACCGATGCCGTAAGTCAAAGATTCGTAAAGAGCGAGTTTTTAACATTTGCTAAAAAATATACTGAAAAACCTATAGTTAACGTGAAAGTTAATATTCAAATTAGTGAGATAGAAAAAGAATTATTATTATCAGATTATTTGCAGATACATAGAGTATTGGATGATTCAGAGTTAGAATTACTTAAATCATATAATTTTAGAAAAAGAATTATATTATACGTACCAGCCTCCTTCGAGTATAAGAAATACCTAGAGAGGGCTATAGATACTGTGGACATGGTATTAATAGACTCTGTAAAGAAGGGAATAGGTGTTGATTATAATGTTGTTTCGAGTTTCCTTAAGGATTATCCTTACCTAGGTGTAGGTGGAAAAATAAGTATAGATAACATTTCTAACTTTATCGATCTAAATCCCGCATGGCTTGATATTTCCAGCAGTGTAGAGATTTATCCTGGTAAAAAAGATATTAATATTGTGAAAAAAATAGTTGAGATGGTAAAATATGGAAGTTCATCCAATAAGTGA
- the trpD gene encoding anthranilate phosphoribosyltransferase: protein MNINEVLKKLINKTDLEIDEAEELAKAIIRGEVPEILVSAILVALRMKGESKNEIVGFARAMRELAIKIDISNAIDTAGTGGDGLGTVNVSTASAILLSLVNPVAKHGNRAISGKSGSADVLEALGYNIIVPPERAKELVHKTNFVFLFAQYYHPAMKNVANVRKTLGIRTIFNILGPLTNPANAKYQLMGVFSRDHLDLLSKSAYELDFNKVILVHGEPGIDEVSPIGKTFMKIVSKRGIEEVKVDVTDFGISSIPIDKLIVNSAEDSAIKIVRAFLGKDEYVAKFININTAVALFTLDKVNDFKEGYEYAKYLMEKSITKLNEIISLNGDITKLKTIMVKSGG, encoded by the coding sequence ATGAATATAAATGAAGTTCTTAAAAAACTCATAAATAAAACGGATTTAGAAATTGATGAGGCTGAAGAATTAGCTAAGGCTATAATTAGAGGAGAAGTTCCAGAGATTTTAGTATCAGCAATTTTAGTAGCACTAAGAATGAAAGGTGAAAGTAAAAATGAAATAGTAGGTTTTGCTAGAGCAATGAGAGAACTAGCAATTAAAATAGACATATCTAACGCAATAGACACAGCTGGTACAGGTGGCGACGGATTAGGGACAGTAAACGTTAGTACCGCATCTGCAATTTTATTGAGTTTAGTTAATCCAGTTGCTAAACATGGCAATAGGGCAATAAGTGGTAAGAGTGGTAGCGCCGATGTTCTTGAGGCCTTAGGTTATAATATTATAGTTCCTCCAGAAAGGGCTAAGGAATTAGTCCATAAAACGAATTTCGTTTTCCTTTTTGCACAATACTATCATCCTGCAATGAAAAACGTTGCCAATGTGAGAAAAACTTTGGGGATTAGAACCATTTTCAATATTCTAGGTCCATTGACTAATCCAGCCAATGCGAAGTATCAGTTAATGGGAGTGTTTTCCAGGGACCATTTGGATTTATTGTCGAAAAGCGCATATGAATTAGATTTTAATAAAGTAATTCTAGTACATGGAGAGCCAGGTATAGATGAAGTAAGTCCGATAGGAAAAACTTTTATGAAAATAGTAAGTAAACGCGGTATAGAAGAAGTCAAAGTGGATGTAACTGATTTCGGTATATCATCAATTCCAATAGACAAGTTAATAGTGAATTCTGCTGAGGATTCAGCAATAAAAATAGTTAGAGCATTTTTAGGGAAAGATGAATATGTAGCTAAATTCATTAACATAAACACCGCAGTTGCGCTTTTTACATTAGATAAAGTGAATGATTTCAAGGAAGGATATGAGTATGCTAAGTATTTAATGGAGAAATCAATAACTAAATTGAACGAAATAATCTCACTTAATGGAGATATAACCAAATTGAAAACAATAATGGTGAAGAGTGGTGGTTAA
- the trpA gene encoding tryptophan synthase subunit alpha, producing MGKLLVVYMTLGYPDVQSFKNFIIGAVKNGADILELGIPPKYAKYDGPVIRKSYDKVRGLDIWPLIADIRKNVSIPIIALTYLEDWIDQLDNFLNMVRDVKLDGVLFPDLLIDYIDNLDKIDRTIKNKGLKNVIFTSPSVPDFLIHKVSKISDLFLYYGVRPTTGVPIPVSVKQLINRVRNLVENKLIVGFGLSTESDLRDALSAGADGIAIGTAFIEEIEKNGIESAINLVKKFRVILDEYK from the coding sequence ATGGGTAAATTACTTGTAGTTTATATGACGTTAGGTTATCCCGATGTTCAAAGTTTCAAGAATTTCATTATTGGAGCAGTTAAAAATGGAGCCGACATATTAGAGCTGGGAATTCCCCCTAAATATGCAAAGTATGATGGTCCAGTTATAAGGAAGAGCTATGATAAAGTTAGAGGCCTAGATATTTGGCCATTAATAGCGGATATTAGAAAAAATGTGAGCATTCCCATAATTGCACTTACTTATTTAGAAGATTGGATTGATCAACTAGATAATTTTCTAAATATGGTAAGAGATGTCAAACTAGATGGAGTTCTATTTCCAGACTTACTTATCGATTATATAGATAATTTGGATAAAATTGATAGGACAATAAAAAATAAGGGATTAAAAAATGTTATTTTTACATCTCCTTCTGTGCCAGATTTTCTAATACATAAGGTCTCTAAGATTAGCGATTTATTCTTATATTATGGTGTTAGACCAACTACTGGCGTACCTATACCAGTATCAGTTAAGCAGTTGATTAATAGAGTTAGAAATCTGGTTGAGAATAAGCTGATAGTAGGATTTGGCCTATCAACTGAGTCAGATTTAAGAGATGCCTTAAGTGCTGGTGCTGATGGAATAGCAATTGGAACTGCTTTTATAGAAGAAATTGAAAAAAATGGCATAGAATCTGCAATAAACTTAGTTAAAAAATTTAGGGTGATATTGGATGAATATAAATGA
- a CDS encoding TrpB-like pyridoxal phosphate-dependent enzyme encodes MVKEDEILPKYWYNIIPDLPKPLPPPRDPQGADFSRIDLLRSILPKEVLRQQFTIERYIKIPEEVRDRYLSIGRPTPLFRAKRLEEYLKTPARIYFKYEGATPTGSHKINTAIPQAYFAKEEGIEHIVTETGAGQWGTAVALAASMYNMKSTIFMVKVSYEQKPMRRSIMQLYGANVYASPTNLTEYGKKVLEANPQHPGSLGIAMSEAIEYALKNEFRYLVGSVLDVVLLHQSVIGQETITQLDLLGEEADILIGCVGGGSNFGGFAYPFIGNKKGKRYIAVSSAEVPKFSKGEYKYDFPDSAGLLPLVKMITLGKDYVPPPIYAGGLRYHGVAPTLSLLTKEGVVEWREYNEREIFEAAKIFMETQGIVPAPESAHAIKAVVDEAIEARKNNERKTIVFNLSGHGLLDLSNYESMMKRLNGNG; translated from the coding sequence ATGGTAAAAGAAGACGAGATTTTGCCTAAGTATTGGTACAATATAATTCCTGATCTACCTAAACCCTTACCTCCACCAAGGGATCCACAAGGAGCTGATTTCTCGAGAATTGATTTATTAAGGAGTATACTACCTAAGGAGGTATTAAGACAACAATTCACAATAGAAAGATACATAAAGATTCCTGAGGAAGTAAGAGATAGATATTTATCGATAGGAAGACCAACACCATTATTTAGAGCTAAAAGGTTAGAAGAGTACTTAAAGACACCAGCAAGGATCTACTTTAAATATGAGGGTGCTACACCCACTGGATCTCATAAGATAAATACAGCAATTCCTCAAGCTTATTTTGCAAAAGAAGAGGGAATTGAGCACATAGTTACCGAAACTGGAGCTGGGCAATGGGGAACTGCAGTCGCACTTGCAGCTAGTATGTACAATATGAAAAGTACTATATTCATGGTAAAGGTAAGTTATGAACAAAAACCGATGAGAAGGAGCATAATGCAATTATATGGAGCTAATGTTTATGCAAGTCCTACAAACTTAACTGAATACGGTAAGAAGGTATTGGAGGCGAATCCACAACATCCTGGATCATTAGGTATAGCAATGAGTGAAGCAATAGAGTATGCTCTTAAGAACGAATTTAGATACTTAGTAGGTAGCGTTTTAGATGTAGTACTTTTGCATCAAAGTGTTATTGGACAAGAGACTATTACTCAACTGGATTTGCTAGGAGAAGAAGCTGATATCTTAATTGGATGTGTAGGGGGTGGGAGTAATTTTGGTGGTTTCGCGTATCCCTTTATCGGAAACAAGAAAGGCAAACGTTACATTGCAGTAAGTTCCGCGGAAGTCCCAAAGTTCAGCAAAGGGGAATATAAGTATGATTTTCCAGACTCTGCTGGATTATTACCTTTAGTGAAAATGATAACTTTAGGTAAAGATTACGTTCCACCACCAATATACGCGGGCGGGTTAAGATATCATGGTGTAGCACCCACATTAAGTTTGTTAACAAAGGAGGGTGTTGTGGAATGGAGAGAATATAATGAAAGGGAGATTTTCGAAGCTGCTAAGATATTTATGGAGACTCAAGGTATTGTACCAGCTCCAGAGTCAGCCCATGCGATAAAGGCAGTGGTTGACGAAGCTATAGAGGCTAGAAAGAATAATGAAAGAAAGACTATCGTCTTTAATCTAAGTGGGCATGGATTGTTAGATCTATCGAATTACGAATCAATGATGAAAAGGCTGAATGGAAATGGGTAA
- a CDS encoding acylphosphatase, which produces MLKRMYARVYGLVQGVGFRKFVQIHAIRLGIKGYAKNLPDGSVEVVAEGYEEALNKLLERIKQGPPAAEVKKVDYSFTEYKGEFEDFETY; this is translated from the coding sequence ATGTTAAAGCGTATGTATGCTCGTGTGTATGGATTAGTGCAAGGTGTTGGTTTTAGAAAATTTGTTCAAATTCACGCTATAAGGTTAGGTATAAAGGGGTATGCTAAGAATTTACCTGACGGTTCAGTGGAAGTAGTTGCAGAAGGTTATGAGGAAGCGTTAAATAAATTATTGGAACGTATTAAACAAGGTCCACCGGCAGCTGAAGTGAAGAAAGTAGATTACTCGTTCACTGAATATAAAGGAGAATTTGAGGATTTTGAAACATACTAA
- a CDS encoding inositol-3-phosphate synthase translates to MIRVAIAGLGNCASMLIQGIEYYKSKGDNYYEGLITPIIGGYKITDIEIVAAFDVSKNKIGKDIAEAIFQPPNITPKIVNMEKKGVKVSAGPVLDGVAQHMISVFNPTYDGTLEKALDELKASKAEILLNLLPVGSENATRTYANIALMAGTAFINAIPVFIASDPSGYFPNKFKEKNLPLAGDDIKSQLGATIFHRSITSLFRLRGVKVEETYQLNVGGNTDFLNMKTEERLMSKRISKTEAVTSTLDNGEVIKSEGKIRIGPSDYVPFLGNTKVAYIYVKGSAFAGMPIKVEASLEVDDKANCAAVLVDVIRAVKVALDRKIGGPLEKVSAFYFKHPPIQAKDDEEAYRWFKEFIEM, encoded by the coding sequence ATGATTCGAGTAGCAATAGCTGGCTTAGGTAATTGTGCATCAATGTTAATTCAAGGAATAGAATATTATAAATCAAAAGGCGACAATTATTATGAGGGACTAATTACCCCGATAATTGGAGGTTACAAAATTACCGATATAGAGATCGTAGCAGCATTTGACGTTTCGAAAAATAAAATAGGAAAGGATATTGCAGAGGCCATATTTCAACCTCCAAATATTACACCAAAGATAGTTAACATGGAAAAGAAGGGCGTAAAAGTAAGTGCTGGGCCGGTTCTTGATGGTGTAGCTCAACATATGATTAGCGTTTTTAATCCTACTTATGATGGCACATTAGAAAAAGCATTAGATGAATTAAAGGCTAGTAAAGCAGAAATTCTACTTAATTTATTGCCAGTTGGAAGTGAAAATGCAACGAGAACATATGCAAATATAGCACTAATGGCAGGAACTGCATTTATAAACGCAATACCCGTGTTTATTGCTAGCGACCCTTCTGGTTACTTTCCTAACAAATTTAAAGAGAAAAACTTACCGTTAGCAGGTGATGATATTAAAAGTCAATTAGGGGCTACCATATTCCATAGATCAATTACTTCACTCTTCAGATTAAGAGGAGTAAAAGTTGAGGAAACTTATCAATTAAATGTTGGCGGGAATACAGACTTTCTGAACATGAAGACAGAAGAAAGGCTAATGTCTAAAAGAATAAGCAAAACAGAAGCAGTAACTAGTACACTGGATAACGGAGAGGTAATAAAAAGTGAGGGAAAAATAAGGATAGGGCCTAGCGATTATGTTCCATTTTTAGGAAATACTAAAGTAGCTTACATTTACGTAAAAGGAAGTGCATTTGCAGGTATGCCAATTAAAGTAGAAGCTTCCTTAGAGGTTGATGATAAAGCTAACTGTGCAGCAGTATTAGTAGATGTAATAAGAGCAGTTAAGGTTGCCCTGGATAGAAAGATAGGTGGTCCACTTGAAAAAGTATCTGCATTTTACTTTAAACACCCACCAATTCAAGCTAAAGATGACGAAGAAGCCTATAGGTGGTTTAAAGAGTTCATTGAAATGTGA
- the ppsA gene encoding pyruvate, water dikinase: MGSFLLVEAISSEEDLILDVNQVTKDMVQLAGGKGANLGELTSIGVRVPPAFILTSKAFKYFLEYNNLFDKIRETLKSYETSEEASERIKQLIKNAKMPEKLVSMIYQAYDELSKKVGKEILVAVRSSATAEDIETASFAGQQDTYLNVTKDELIDRIKDVWASLYNARAIEYRKSKGIDDLSVLIAVVIQKMVNSRSAGVMFTLHPVTGDEKYIMIESNWGLGESVVGGEVTPDEVLIEKSTLRIAEKKVSNKNIKIVYDKQLKKNVTITLDEKESRSMSITDEEAIELAKLALKIEEHYKRPMDIEWAIDNDLSFPENIFIVQARPETFWSSKKKETKSAVEKSSASLSGKVLVRGLAASPGIAFGKAKIILDIKDPKVHEFKKGEILVTKMTDPDWVPLMKMAGAIITDEGGMTSHAAIVSRELGIPAIVGSREATKVIQENQEITVDAIRGIVYEGKVLQATESVSTQTQPSTGIQGISREVLLSLYPVTATKIYMNLGEPDVIDKYLDLPFDGIGLMRIEFIVSEWIRYHPLYLIKIGNAELFVDKLAEGIAKVASAIYPRPVVVRFSDFKTNEYKKLIGGEEFEPEERNPMIGWRGVSRYISREYEPAFRLEVKAIRKVREEMGLKNVWVMFPFVRTTWELEKAIKIMEEEGLRRDSDFKVWIMAEVPSVVVLAEEFAKIVDGFSVGSNDLAQLTLGVDRDSELLARMGYYDERDPAVLESIRKLIKAAHKYGKTVSICGQAPSVYPAVVEYLVKAGIDSISVNPDAVINVRRQVASIEQQIILRNLNGKRRINR, encoded by the coding sequence TTGGGGAGTTTCCTTTTGGTTGAGGCAATTAGTAGTGAAGAAGATCTCATTCTCGATGTAAATCAAGTTACTAAGGATATGGTACAACTAGCTGGAGGAAAAGGCGCTAACCTTGGGGAGTTAACGAGTATTGGAGTTAGAGTACCTCCAGCCTTTATACTTACTTCTAAAGCTTTTAAATATTTTCTTGAATACAACAACCTTTTCGACAAAATTAGAGAGACTTTGAAGAGTTATGAAACCTCAGAGGAAGCTAGTGAAAGAATAAAACAATTGATAAAGAACGCTAAGATGCCAGAGAAATTAGTTAGCATGATATATCAAGCTTATGATGAATTGAGTAAAAAAGTTGGAAAAGAAATCTTAGTAGCTGTAAGGTCTTCAGCTACTGCAGAGGATATCGAGACAGCCAGTTTTGCTGGACAGCAGGATACTTATCTTAATGTTACTAAGGATGAACTTATTGATAGGATTAAGGATGTATGGGCTAGTCTCTATAATGCAAGAGCTATAGAATATAGAAAGAGTAAAGGTATAGACGATTTATCAGTACTTATAGCTGTAGTTATTCAAAAAATGGTTAATTCAAGATCTGCTGGAGTAATGTTTACTTTACATCCAGTTACAGGAGATGAAAAGTATATTATGATAGAATCTAATTGGGGTTTGGGAGAAAGTGTAGTTGGTGGTGAGGTTACCCCGGATGAGGTTTTAATAGAAAAATCTACATTAAGAATTGCAGAAAAAAAGGTTTCCAATAAGAATATTAAAATCGTATATGATAAACAACTTAAGAAGAATGTTACTATTACCTTAGATGAGAAGGAATCCAGATCAATGAGTATAACAGACGAAGAGGCGATAGAACTAGCAAAATTAGCACTTAAGATTGAAGAGCATTACAAGAGGCCAATGGATATCGAGTGGGCTATCGATAATGATCTAAGTTTCCCTGAGAATATCTTTATAGTTCAAGCTAGACCAGAAACTTTCTGGTCTTCTAAAAAGAAAGAAACTAAGAGTGCTGTGGAAAAGAGTTCTGCTTCCTTAAGTGGCAAAGTATTAGTTAGAGGGCTTGCAGCGTCTCCAGGTATTGCTTTTGGTAAGGCAAAAATCATACTTGACATTAAAGATCCTAAAGTCCATGAGTTCAAGAAGGGTGAAATCTTAGTTACTAAAATGACAGATCCAGATTGGGTACCGTTAATGAAGATGGCTGGGGCAATAATAACAGATGAGGGAGGGATGACAAGCCATGCCGCTATTGTATCCAGAGAATTGGGAATCCCAGCTATAGTTGGTAGTAGAGAAGCAACTAAGGTAATTCAAGAGAATCAAGAGATTACTGTAGATGCAATTAGGGGTATTGTGTATGAGGGTAAGGTACTACAGGCCACGGAGAGTGTATCCACACAAACCCAACCATCTACTGGAATTCAAGGAATAAGTAGGGAAGTTCTATTGAGTCTTTATCCAGTTACTGCAACTAAAATCTATATGAACTTGGGTGAACCAGACGTTATAGATAAATATTTGGATCTTCCCTTTGATGGAATAGGCCTTATGAGAATTGAGTTTATAGTAAGTGAGTGGATTAGATATCATCCGCTTTATCTAATAAAAATAGGTAATGCGGAATTATTTGTGGACAAGTTGGCTGAGGGTATAGCTAAAGTAGCAAGTGCAATATACCCTAGACCAGTTGTTGTTAGATTTTCAGATTTCAAAACTAATGAATATAAGAAATTGATTGGTGGAGAGGAGTTTGAACCAGAGGAGAGGAATCCAATGATAGGTTGGAGAGGAGTATCCAGATATATAAGCAGAGAATACGAGCCAGCATTTAGGCTAGAGGTTAAGGCTATACGTAAAGTAAGGGAGGAGATGGGACTTAAGAACGTATGGGTAATGTTTCCCTTTGTCAGAACTACATGGGAGCTAGAAAAGGCTATAAAAATAATGGAGGAGGAAGGTTTAAGAAGAGATTCAGATTTCAAGGTATGGATAATGGCTGAAGTTCCATCGGTTGTAGTTCTTGCTGAAGAATTTGCGAAGATAGTTGACGGATTCAGCGTAGGTAGTAACGATTTAGCACAATTAACTTTAGGTGTTGACAGGGATTCTGAGTTACTAGCGAGGATGGGATATTATGATGAGAGGGATCCAGCTGTTTTAGAGTCCATAAGAAAGCTAATCAAGGCTGCTCATAAGTATGGCAAAACAGTATCAATATGTGGGCAAGCACCTAGTGTTTATCCAGCAGTTGTTGAATATTTAGTCAAAGCTGGAATAGATAGTATTAGTGTAAATCCAGATGCAGTTATTAATGTTAGGAGGCAAGTAGCTTCTATCGAACAACAAATTATACTTAGAAACCTTAACGGAAAAAGAAGAATAAATAGATAA
- the cdvB1/B2 gene encoding cell division protein CdvB1/B2, which produces MASSKVEDFVRNWGGRQEPSIGERIKNAFKPQRPLRYRLVMANYRLRTMVSRLDVYISRLQERDRTLFEKVVESQMSKDTARAAMYANEIAEIRKISRQLITTQIALEQVQLRLETITELGDVFNNLIPVLGVIKELRNAMKGVMPEISLELAELEEGLQEVVIESGDFTGAPANYGASSPEARKILEEASVVAEQRMKEKFPELPSFVTSTQKVSNQEQK; this is translated from the coding sequence ATGGCCTCAAGTAAAGTGGAAGATTTCGTAAGGAACTGGGGAGGTAGACAAGAGCCAAGTATCGGCGAAAGAATAAAGAATGCGTTTAAGCCACAGCGACCATTAAGGTATAGATTGGTAATGGCAAACTACAGACTAAGGACAATGGTAAGTCGTCTTGACGTTTACATTTCAAGATTACAAGAGAGAGATAGGACCCTATTCGAAAAGGTTGTAGAATCACAGATGTCTAAGGATACAGCTAGAGCGGCTATGTATGCTAATGAAATAGCTGAAATTAGGAAGATTTCCAGGCAATTAATTACGACACAAATTGCTCTAGAGCAAGTACAACTAAGGCTAGAGACGATAACTGAGCTTGGAGATGTATTTAACAATTTAATACCAGTACTTGGTGTTATAAAAGAGCTAAGAAATGCGATGAAAGGAGTTATGCCAGAGATAAGTCTGGAGCTAGCAGAATTAGAGGAAGGATTGCAAGAGGTAGTTATAGAGTCAGGAGACTTCACCGGTGCGCCAGCCAATTATGGCGCTTCAAGCCCAGAGGCAAGGAAGATATTGGAGGAAGCTTCTGTTGTTGCTGAACAGAGAATGAAGGAGAAGTTCCCAGAATTGCCAAGCTTCGTTACCTCTACTCAGAAAGTATCTAATCAAGAACAGAAATAA
- a CDS encoding UbiD family decarboxylase — MAFKDLRDYIEFMRKKNKLIEINEEVSVDLEIAEITRKATYAHLPPLLFNRIKNYENWKIISNVFYSIESLYEIFGTNKLESISEGFLSNLSNMPITFFDKIKSLREILGLGKVMPKAKSPSFKEVNNLDLTKIPAIKTWPKDAGRYLTFSITITKDPETDVHNLSVYRIQILNEKEAIIHWQAFKRGALTAKKYLEKGISKIPIAIVTGVDPAIAFTAASPVPYGIDKYTFAGILRGEGVDVTELDDKLLVPSHSEVVLTGYVDLNDLRLEGPFGDHMGYYTPADYYPVFKLDKVYIREDPIFHVTSVGKPPLEDAWIGKAVERIFLPFAKMLVPELVDMNLPEYGLFTGIGIFSIKKYYPGQAKRVMMALWGTGQLSLLKTIIIVDHDINVQDINQVIYAIAANVDPKRDVWVIENALTDSLDPSVPFPPLGSKLGIDATRKFKEEMGKEWPEEVRSDDRVAKKADEVLNKIIKRYQIS, encoded by the coding sequence ATGGCTTTTAAAGATCTCAGAGACTATATAGAATTTATGAGAAAAAAGAACAAATTAATTGAAATTAATGAGGAAGTAAGCGTAGATTTGGAAATAGCTGAAATCACGAGAAAAGCAACTTACGCTCATTTACCCCCTCTTTTATTCAATAGAATTAAAAATTATGAGAACTGGAAAATAATCTCTAATGTTTTTTATTCAATTGAGAGCTTGTATGAGATTTTTGGAACAAATAAACTAGAATCGATATCGGAAGGATTTTTATCAAATTTGTCAAATATGCCTATTACATTTTTTGATAAAATTAAATCACTTAGAGAAATTTTAGGACTAGGAAAAGTAATGCCTAAAGCTAAGTCACCTAGTTTTAAAGAGGTAAATAATTTAGATCTGACTAAGATTCCTGCAATAAAAACTTGGCCTAAAGATGCCGGAAGATACCTTACTTTTTCCATAACAATAACAAAGGACCCAGAGACAGATGTTCATAATCTTAGTGTTTATAGAATTCAAATTTTAAACGAGAAAGAAGCAATAATTCATTGGCAAGCCTTCAAAAGAGGTGCACTTACCGCTAAAAAATATTTAGAAAAAGGCATTAGCAAAATACCTATTGCAATAGTAACCGGAGTAGATCCTGCTATAGCATTTACAGCAGCTTCTCCAGTCCCTTATGGAATAGATAAGTATACGTTTGCGGGAATCTTGAGAGGTGAGGGAGTTGACGTAACTGAACTCGATGATAAGTTACTAGTACCTAGTCATTCTGAAGTAGTTTTAACTGGTTATGTTGACTTGAATGATTTACGTTTAGAGGGTCCCTTTGGAGATCATATGGGCTATTATACACCAGCAGATTACTATCCAGTTTTCAAATTGGACAAGGTGTATATTAGAGAAGACCCTATATTTCACGTGACATCAGTTGGCAAACCACCACTTGAGGATGCTTGGATAGGTAAAGCTGTAGAAAGGATATTCTTACCTTTTGCCAAGATGCTAGTTCCGGAACTAGTTGACATGAATCTACCAGAATATGGTCTGTTTACTGGGATTGGTATATTCTCTATAAAGAAATATTACCCTGGCCAAGCGAAGAGAGTTATGATGGCTCTATGGGGTACTGGTCAGCTTAGCCTTTTAAAGACGATAATAATTGTTGATCACGATATAAACGTTCAAGACATTAATCAAGTTATTTACGCTATTGCAGCCAATGTAGACCCTAAGCGTGATGTTTGGGTAATAGAAAATGCACTTACGGACTCATTAGACCCTAGTGTTCCATTTCCACCATTAGGTAGTAAACTGGGTATAGATGCTACTAGGAAGTTTAAAGAAGAAATGGGAAAAGAATGGCCAGAAGAGGTCAGATCAGACGATAGGGTCGCTAAAAAAGCAGATGAAGTATTGAATAAAATTATAAAGAGATATCAAATCTCCTAA
- the thrC gene encoding threonine synthase encodes MKCLSCGYETEIDQNQILCPRCGGLLEIIVEPPKDFSFSKLRGRGVWRYKELIAGKYKNIVSINEGNTPLIRSSNINNNLYFKFEGLNPTGSFKDRGMTVAVSSAVSLNYKTVIAASTGNTAASAAAYAARAGIKSFIVLPKGKVALGKLAQSILYGSVILEVDGSFDVAMDAVMRLYKDLKVVYPLNSFNPWRLEGQKTIAFEIAEDLGVPDNVIVPVGNAGNIYAIWKGFNELVKTGVINTIPRMIGIQAEGASPIATAIIKGKDYPDFVENPDTVATAIRIGKPVNWQKAMKAIRESNGTAIVVSDSEILDAQKTLARKEGIGAEPASAAALAGYIKAINEKIVDKDEKTVLILTGHSLKDPDSMTKAEAKRILVNPLHMEKIILGEINGSNS; translated from the coding sequence ATGAAGTGCTTAAGTTGTGGATATGAAACGGAAATAGATCAGAATCAGATATTATGTCCAAGATGCGGAGGGCTATTGGAAATTATAGTAGAACCCCCAAAGGATTTCTCCTTCAGCAAATTAAGAGGAAGAGGAGTTTGGAGATACAAAGAATTGATAGCAGGTAAATATAAAAATATTGTAAGTATAAATGAGGGAAACACCCCACTAATAAGGTCCTCAAATATAAATAACAATCTTTATTTTAAATTTGAAGGACTTAATCCTACTGGAAGTTTTAAAGATAGAGGGATGACAGTAGCAGTTAGCTCTGCAGTAAGCTTAAATTATAAAACCGTAATAGCTGCATCTACTGGAAACACTGCAGCTTCAGCAGCTGCTTACGCTGCAAGAGCTGGAATAAAGAGTTTTATCGTCTTACCTAAAGGTAAGGTAGCATTAGGTAAATTGGCCCAGTCAATACTTTATGGCTCAGTCATTTTAGAGGTTGATGGAAGTTTTGATGTTGCTATGGATGCAGTAATGAGGTTATATAAAGATTTAAAAGTAGTATATCCATTAAATTCCTTTAACCCATGGAGATTAGAAGGACAAAAGACAATCGCATTTGAGATAGCTGAAGACCTAGGAGTTCCAGATAATGTGATAGTTCCAGTAGGCAATGCAGGGAACATCTATGCGATATGGAAGGGATTTAATGAGCTAGTTAAAACTGGGGTGATCAATACTATTCCCAGAATGATTGGAATCCAAGCTGAGGGGGCATCACCAATAGCCACTGCGATAATCAAAGGAAAAGATTATCCAGACTTCGTGGAAAATCCAGATACTGTAGCTACTGCAATAAGGATAGGAAAACCAGTAAACTGGCAAAAAGCGATGAAAGCAATAAGAGAATCCAATGGAACCGCAATAGTGGTATCTGATTCTGAAATATTAGATGCGCAGAAGACCCTAGCTAGAAAAGAGGGTATAGGAGCTGAGCCTGCTTCAGCAGCTGCCTTAGCCGGTTACATTAAGGCAATAAATGAAAAGATAGTAGATAAAGATGAAAAAACAGTTTTAATCTTAACAGGACATTCATTAAAAGACCCGGATAGTATGACCAAAGCAGAAGCTAAGAGAATATTAGTTAATCCTCTACATATGGAAAAAATTATCTTAGGTGAGATAAATGGCTCTAATAGTTAA